The genomic DNA CGCATTGACATCCTCTAGGAGCGCCAAGGCTTCAGGATATGAGGGAGTCACTGTCAGGGCCAGTTCAAGACTCTCCTTTGCTTCCTTGAGCCTTCCAAGCGTACGCTGACTAAACGCCAGATTAAGCAGGACCTCGTCACGATCGCCCTCGCGATTCAATCCATCTTGAAGGACCTCAATTGCCTCATGAAAGCGCTCCTGAGAAGCAAGAGTTCCAGCCAAATAGACTCGCGGGACCGTGCTGTCATCAAGCCTGCATGCTTCGATCAAGGCCTGCTCTGACTCGGCGAATCGTCCCATCTCCTGCAAGGTCTTCCCCTTGTATAATGGGATGAGCCATTTGTGCTTGGCGGGAACATCAGCTCCCTCAAGCGATTGGTAGATAGCGAGTGCTTCTTTGCAGCGTCCCACCCTCCGCAATGCATCTGCATACTCGAACGATTGAAAGGAGCTCAATGCATCCAAGCTCTTGGATTCAAACATCCTGATCGTCTCCGTTGGCCCTAGTTCCTTACTGATCATGATTCCTCCTGTTAGGCCGCCGGACGCTCGCTCAATCCACCCGCTTGCCGCTTGCCGGATTGATCGTCACGGGCCAGCCGGGGTAGGGTTGGTTGTCGGGGGCGGGCTTGGTGGGGGAGGCCCAGTAGGGCCAGTTTTCGAGGCGGACCTTGCCGCTGGATGGATCCCAGGTGGTGAGGGTGTAGCCGACGGCGCGGTCGTATAGCCGGGCGGGTTCGCGGTCGATGTCCTGCGGGTTGGCGACGGCGTGGAGGGTTAGGTGGTTGCCGAAGGCATCGTCAAATTCGCCGGTCCACTTCGGGGCGCCGGTGCGGCGGTTCTTGCCTTCCGTAGAGGGCATCCAGCGGCGCGGCCAGGTATTGGCGGTGGCCGGCGAGCTGATCCACCACGGGCCATCGCCCCAAGCCTTGAGTCCGTATTGGCCGGTGCTGCCGAGGTGCTGGTCGCCGGTGATGTGGATGGCATGGGCTTCGGTTAGAAATTCGAGTGCTTTGAGGCGCGGTGCCTGCGGCCAGCCATTGGTATCGTAGTCCGGCTTGGGCTCGTCATCGGGGGCGTAGTCGCCGGCTTTCAGCACCGGGAGGTTCGGCACTTCCGCGTCCGAGCGCATGGCCCTCGGCAATGTCTGGGGGGCGCAGAACGGCGCTTGGGAAAGGGCGATGCGGAACTTCGCGCCCTTCGCCGGGCTCTTGGCCCAGCGCGCCAACCATGCTTCCTGACGACCGCCTAACAGATGAACCTCCTCCGCCGCGGTGCCGGCTTTCGCATCCCAGGAAATCGTCTGCGCCCAGCCATTCTCGATGCTGGCCTGCGGCAAGGAGACCTTGGGGGCGGACTTGAACTGGCGATCGGCCAGGATCACGAAGTCGAGCGGCCCCCACGCGTGGCGGGTGAAATAGACGCTGATGCCGCTGCGGCAGGGGGAGGGGTCGGCGGGGTCGGGCAGGTTGCCGGTCTGGGTGCGGTGGGCGGCATTCACGAACTCGACCGACATCTTGTAGCCGCCGCCGTCCTGGGCCGGGCCGCCGTAGCCCTTCGACACATCGGCCGATTCGCCGCCCGCGCCCCAGAGATTGCCGTGGAAGACATCATGATCGTCGGGGATGGTGATGGACGGCGTGTCACGCAGCAGGTCGCGCCAGGTCCAGCCATGCATGGC from Luteolibacter arcticus includes the following:
- a CDS encoding tetratricopeptide repeat protein produces the protein MISKELGPTETIRMFESKSLDALSSFQSFEYADALRRVGRCKEALAIYQSLEGADVPAKHKWLIPLYKGKTLQEMGRFAESEQALIEACRLDDSTVPRVYLAGTLASQERFHEAIEVLQDGLNREGDRDEVLLNLAFSQRTLGRLKEAKESLELALTVTPSYPEALALLEDVNAAILFEPS